CGCCGAACGACGGACGCGCTGAGCGTCACGCCGCCCAGGACCAGCGCCCCGGCCAGCACGCCGACGAGGCCTTCGAGCACGGGCTGCAGCGCGGGATGCGGCGCGTGGAAGGCAAGCCCGTGCGCCAGTATCCCGCCGCCGACCAGGAACATCGCCGCGGTGCCGAGCACGGACAAGGTCTTCATCAGCACGGGCGCGGACAGCAGGAGGAAGCGTCCCAGCGCGGCGGAGCCCTTCTTCTTGCTCAGGTGCAGGCCGGCGTCGTCGAGCTTGACGATGGCCGCGACGAAGCCGTAGACGAACACGGTCATCAGCACCGCGACGGCCGTCAGCACGCCGGCGCGCACGAGAAGGGATGAGCCGGCGGCCGCGCCCAAGGTGATGACGATGATCTCGCCCGACAGGATGAAGTCCGTGCGGATGGCGCCCGCGATCTTGTCCTTCTCGAAGGCGACGAGGTCCACCTTGGGGTCGGTCAGGGCCTTCACCAGCGCCTCGCGCTCCTTCTTCTCCTCCTCGGCCGTATGGAGGAACCGATGCGCGATCTTCTCGAAGCCCTCGTAGCACAGGTACAGGCCGCCGATCATCAGCAGCGGGGTGATGGCCCACGGCGCCAGCGCGCTGACGGCGAGCGCGGCGGGCACGAGGATGGCCTTGTTCTTGAACGAACCCTTGGCCACGGCCCACACCACGGGCAGCTCGCGGTCGGCGTGGACGCCCGCCACCTGATGCGCGTTGAGCGCCAGGTCGTCGCCGAGGACGCCCGTCGTCTTCTTGGCCGCGACCTTGGCGAGGATGGAGACGTCGTCGAGGACGGTGGTGATGTCGTCGAGCAGCGCGAGGAGGCTGGTGGCCATGCGAGGGCGGTCAGTCTACCAAAACGCGGCTATCCTCAAGGATAGCCGGCGGGGGACCGCCTCTCTCTATCTGAGGGCGACGAGGTGACGGCTCACGACCTCGTCCAGGACGCGGTGCGCGGCGATGAGCCGGTCGCCGGACTGACCCGCGAACACGACGGGCTCGTAGCGGATGCTCGCGTCGAACTCGAGCACCGCGACCCGCGCCGCCCGGCCGATGTCGAGGCGGGCGACTCGCTGCGGGGCGCGCAGGCCGAAGGCGGCGACCGTCAGCGCCAGGCTCACGAGGGGCAGCCAGAGGGAGGATTTCGGGCTGGTGATGGGGCCGGTCGGGTTGTCGCTCATGACTTGAGCGTAACAGGCGATAGCGGCCGCGTGATTAGAGAATTATGAAAATCACCGGCCTAGCGGAAGAGGCCGGCGAAAGGGTCGAAGCGCTTCTCGAGGTACTGCACCGCCCGCTCGTACGAGGACCATTCGCGCTGGGCTTCCGCGGCGGTCTTCTCGAAGGCGAGCGCGGGCCGGGTCAAGGTGATGGTGTCGAGGGCATAGCCGCCCCACTCCCCCGGGCTTCCGGAGAAGCCGTACTCGAACGCCCAGCCCTCAGCGATCAGGCGGCGGATCAGCGGTCCGTGCTTCCCGATGATCACCGAGCGCTGCTCGGGGTTCGGGTCGTTCTGGATGATCAGCTGTCCGCCGGGCGCGATCCAGTCGGTCATCGTCTCGAGCTTCTTGTCGAAGCCGGGGACGTAGTGCACCGCGTTCTTCGTGCGCAGGACCGCGAGCGGCTTGGCGGGGCGCTTGAGCTGGAGCAGGTCGGCCTCGACGGCGGCCGCGTTCTTCGCGCCCGCCAGCTCGGCGGCGGTGTTGAGATAAGACACGACGAAGGGCGAGTAGTCGAAGAACGAGTAACGGGTGCCGGGCTCGAGCTCGCGGTGGATGAAGCCCTGCGCGTTCATGCCCGCGGCCATGTCCCAGTACTCCCCGCCCGGGATCGGGCTCGGCGGCAGGTTGCGGGGCACGGTCTGGCCGAGGCGCTTCATCATCGCGATCTTCATCGCGATGAGCTTCTCCTGGCCGTGGTCCCGGAACGCGTTCCAGCGCCCGAGCAGCTCCATGAACCGGCGGGAGGGCGCGTCCTCGCGCTTGTCGTGGGTCGAGATGAAATCGGAGGCGGCGCGGTAGATCGCGAGAGGCTGGGACTTCAGGCCTTCCAGGAAGTAGCTTCCCATGAAGGTGTACTTCTGCACCGCCCCGGCGGCCATCCCGACGAAGTCGCGTCCGAAGGTCTCCACCGCCCCGGACTTGGGAGCCGCCTGGCGGTACGCTGCCACCAGTTCGGCGTCGCTGGGCGGGCTGAGGCCGCTCGAGCGCCGGTCCTCGGGCGCGGAGGCGGGCACTGCCGGGCCGTCGCCGCTGGCGGGGGCCGACAGGCCGGTCCCGTCGAACAAGGCGTTTCCGGCGGCGCGGGCCTGCTCGGAGCCGGGATTCTCCGGCTTGGCGGCGGCGGGCTTGATCGCGGCCAGGGCCGCGGGCGCAATCTTATCCGGCGCGGCGGCGGCGGGCTTGACGGCGACGGCTAAGGCGGGCGCCACGAGCGCCGGAGACAGCGACGCGGCGGTCAGCGCCGAGGGCGCGAGCTGCAGCGCGGGAGCGGCGAGGACGGGCGTCGGCGCCGCGACGGTGCCGAGGCCGGTCGTGGCGGAGACGCCGCCGCGGACCTGAGCCCAGGACGAGGACGGGAGCAAGGCCGCCGCAACGATCAACGCCGCTATCTTCTTCACGCCTTAAGAGTAGCGGTTGCGCGGGGGCCCTCCCAGGGTCCTAGGTCCCGTCGGGCGATGGGTCCATCAGCGGGGTTATCCACAATATTCCACCGGTGGAATCCCGCCTCTCAGGACGGCTTGAAGCCGATCTTGCGCCGGGGACGGGACGCCGGAGTGATCAGCTGGCGGATGGCGTCGAAAAGCTCCTGCAGCTGGCCGTCGTGGGTCCCGACGCGTTGTTCGAGCTCGTCCATCTTCTTCTGGAGTTGGGCGTGCGTTGAGAGCAATTCGCGCATCTTCACGAAGGCCTGCACTACCCGTACGCTGGCCTCGACGGCGACCGGGGTGTTGAGGACTGTCGCGAGCATTATTGCTCCATGCTCCGTGAACGCGAAAGGCCGGTACTGGAAATTGCGTCGTGATGCGGTCACAAATTGTGACCGCATCGACCAAGCCTCATCCGGAGTCAATTCAATCAGGAATCCGCGCGGGAACCGGTGAATATTACGGCGGACCTGCTGATTAAGTCGCTTCGTCGAGACCCCGTAGATGCGCGCCAGGTCCTCATCGAGCATGACCCGTAAGCCTCTGACCGGTATGATGTGCCGTTCAAGATCAGTCGTGATATGCTCCACCCTTATCATACGATTGAGAAGGCGAAAAAGTTGCATGCCGGGCGGGAATGCGGCGAAATCTGGGACCGCATGGATGAGGTCGCATTTCGCGACCTCATATGAGGTTGCAAATTGCAACCTCATCCCTTTACGGCTTCCGCGCCTCGATCAGCTCCAGGTATTGGCCCGCGGCCATGGACAGGCCGCGCTCGCAGGAGATGAAGAACGAGGTATAGGGCGTCCCGTCGGCGTTCACGGCCTCCAGGACATGGCCGTGGCGCGCGATGAGGGCCTCCACCGCCGCCCGCCCCTTCGCCGTGTCCCGCCCCAGCTTCTTGAGGCCGTTGAGCCACATCAGCCCCAGGTGGAGCCAATGCGCGCGGTGATAGCCCCCCGCCAAGCGCGTGAGCCAAGGGACGGTCGCCGGGTCGTACTCGCCCAAGGCGCAGCGCATGGGCCAGGGCTCGTCGAGCTTCTCGGCGGCGAGACGGTCGGCCGCCTTGTTCAGGATCTCGGGGCCATAGGAGCGCAGGTACAGCGCCGCGACGGCGGCGTCCACGCTCATCGCCTCGGTGTCGGCGTGATCCCGGAAGCACTCCCCCCGCCAGCGGTCGGCGAGCAGGCGCGCGGCGAACTGGTCCGCGTCCATCCCCGGCTTCAGACCGATAGACGCGCCGCGGCGCAGCATCATCAGCACGCACAGGTTGTTGTAGGTCGACGAGGGCCGGCGTATGGTGTCCACCCAATCCCCGGTCACCCGGCGCGAGACGAGGCCCCCGAGCTCGAGGTGCTTCCCTTCATAGGAGTCGAGCAGGCCCTGCAGCGCCGCGAGCTGCTCCGCGTCGGGGCCGCGCCCCGTCCTCTCTTTGATCTCGGCCCAGCACCACACGAGCCAGGGCAGGTTGTCCCCGCGCCACCAGGGCATGTCGAAGCCTCTCCCGGGCCGGAAGCAGCTGGTCACGCGCCCGAGCCGCGCCGACTCGGAGGTCATGAGAGCGACCTGGCCGCGCAGGTACTCCTCGCCCAGCACGCCCCAGGCCCCGGCGAAGGCCTTGGCGAAGTCCGAGGGCCACATCGGCCAGAAATGGCCGTGCCCCGCGCGCAGGACCGGCCCGGCGTTGCGCCGAAGGACGCCAGCGACGATCTCCGCCGGGGTCCCGCCTCCCGGGGCGCGCTCGACGCCGCGCAAGATCACGCGCCAGGAGTCCAAGGTCTGCACGACCACGGTGTAGAACAGCTCGGGCGTGAGGTCGTAGGGGCCGGCGATCATCGCGGGGCTAGAAGCCGGGCGTGATGTTGGGGCAGCGGGTCTTCAGGAACGCGGAGAGCTGAGCGTCAGTGTGCTTGAGCTCGTGGTCGCCGTTGGCGTAGGCGAATATCTCCGTATTCTTGACCGTGCACAGGTGGCCGAAGGCGTCGCGGAAGGTCGAGTCCGCCTTCGGGCGCCCGGCCGGCGACTCGCCCATGCGGAAGCCGGCGTCGAGCATGAGTCCTTGATAGCTCGTGATCTCCACGCCTCCGCGGTCGGCGGGGTCGATGCGGGGCGCGACCACGACGGAGCCGCGATCGAGCGACGCGATCTGGGAGGTAGCCGGGTCGATGACCACGCGCCCGCCGTCGGCCATGACCACGGACACGGTGCCGGCCGTCTTGTCCATTTCAAGGGACAACGCTCCGGTCCGTGGAAAAAAGTAGAACTCGCGGGCCGAGGTCAGGTTGGGGTTGTTGTCCTCGCCGTCGCCGTAGGAATTAAAGACCATCAGCAGGCCGTTGCTGAAGAAGCCGTAGCTCCGGTAGATCAGGTCGGTCACGAGCATCGAGCCGATCGAGACATAGCACTTGCCCGAGGAGAAGCCGTCGGCGTACCCCTGCGTGTTGCCGACGTGCGAGGGCTCGACGCGCGGGCAGGCGCCGGCCGACGCCAGGGCTTTGAAAGCGGGGAGACGCAGAGACGCGGACGACGACAGCGGCAGGCACAGCAACGCGAGGGCGAGCGCTATTCTCATGCCCGAAGGCTAACAATTTCGGGCGGGCTTTTGGACGGCTAAAGGGCGCCGCTGTCCTCCCTTTTTAGCACCCTCCCGCGGCCCACGATCTTCGGCCCCTCCCGCACCGTGAAGGTCGCGCCGGGCGTCAATTCCCGGTAGTCGACCTGGGGGTGATACATCAGGTCCATGCGGACCGTGGCCGTGTCGCCGGGAGCCAGCTGGAGCGGCGCGCGGCGGAAGGCCACGCCGAGGAGGGTCCCGGACGGGCTCTTCGCCTTCGGGTCGCCCACGACGAGGTGGGGCATGTAGAAGGGGCTGCCGGGCTCGAGGCGGAGCGGGACGGCGCGGCCGCCTTCCTCGGTCTTGAGAAAAGTGACTTCGGCCTCGATGGCTGGGGTCACGGGATGGGCGCCGCTACCGGCCCTTCGCCTCGCTTTTCGCCTTGCCCGGGGCGGCGGCTCGCTTCAAATACAGCTGAAAGCGCGGGTTCGCCGCTCGGTCGAAATACGTCAGGACCATGTCCCCTTTCCCGTGCCGCACGACGCGGCCCCTCAACCGCGTTTCCGTCGCCTTCTTCGTCAGACTGCAGCTCGCGACGTCCGGCGTCTCTATCCCTGGGAATCGCATCGACATGACGCCGCTTTGTTCGATCTGGTAGGTGTCGCGCGAGACGATGTTCGCTTTGGAAAAAGTCGCGAGCATCTCCCGCGGGATGGGCGCGCTGTTCGCGATCCGCGAAAAAGTCCCGTTCTCGAGGAATCGATAGGCTTGGTATCTGTTGCGCCCCGTCAGATCCTCGGTGCCCGGGAACAAGTCGTAGATCTCCCACACGCCGGCCACCGTCTTGCCGCTGCAAGGACTGATGTCGGCGGTCTGCTGCGCCGTCAAAGGCGCGGCCGAGAGAAGCAGCGGGACAATAAAACTCATGCCGAGCATCATGTTCGCCTCCAGCCGACGCCGCGCCGCGGCGGCCGCATCAAAGGTTCGTCGTCTTCGTTCCCTTCAACTGAGTGACGAGGATCTTGCCGTCTTTCGCGAATCGGATGGTGATTTGTTGTCCCTTGGTCCAATCCACCGTGAAATCCTTCTTATAAGGGCCGCCGAGGATACTCACGCGAGCGGGCAACTCCGGAGGCAACGGAAGCGCGTGGACCTCCCCTTCGAACGCGGGGGCGGACCGGTCCGTGAATTCATCGCTCCAAATCCGGTGGTCGTCGGCGTAAATCTCGATCTTATGACCATAGGAGCTTCCCTGGACGAAAAGCTTCTGCAGGCGGGGATCGCTCGGCGCACGCGCGCCGTCGTCCGGACGAGAGCAGGCGAACGCGCCGGCGACGAGGATCAGACCAGCCATCCAAAGTTTCCTCATAGTCGATCTTTGGAATTGTACAGCCGGAACCGATTAAATGCCATGGATATCGGATACACCCGCGCCGGGGTCCAGCTGCTGGCGGTAAAGCTCGGGGAGGGCCCGACCCCAAAAGAAGAGCCCCCTCCCCCGCCGAAGCGGTGAAGGGGACTCCGGCCGGTCCGGGACCTACGCCACGTCGCGGGCCATGAACGGATACCGGAAGTTCTTCGGCGGCTCGAAGGTCTCCTTGATGGTGCGCGGAGACACCCACCGCATCAGGTTGGTCAAAGACCCCGCCTTGTCGTTCGTCCCCGACGCGCGCCCGCCGCCGAACGGCTGCTGGCCGACGACGGCCCCGGTGGGCTTGTCGTTGATGTAGAAGTTGCCCGCCGCGTGCTCGAGCGCCCGCTCGGCCTCCAGGATCACGCGCCGGTCGCGCGCGAACACCGAGCCGGTCAGGGCGTAGGGCGACGTCTGGTCCACGAGCGCCAAGGTCTCCTTCCACTTCTTCTCCGGGTAGACGTGGATGGTGAGCACCGGCCCGAAGACCTCCTCGCACATCGTCAGGCTCTTCGGGTCGGCGGACTCGATGACCGTCGGCGTGATGAAATAGCCCTTCGAGGAGTCGTAGGTGCCGCCGCACACGATCTTGTTGCCCTTGACCTTCTTGGCCGCGTCGATGTAGCGCACGATGCCCTCGTAAGCGCGCTTGTCGATGACGGCGTTGACGAAGTTCCCGGGGTCCTCCGGAGAGCCGACTTCCACGGTCGCCAACATATCCTTAAGGGCCTTGCGCACCTTGGGCCATTGGTTGGCCGGGATGTACGCGCGCGAGGCGGCCGAGCACTTCTGGCCCTGGAACTCGAAGGCGCCGCGCACGAGGGCGGTGGCGACCGCGTCGGGATCGGCCGACTCGTGCATGAGCACGAAGTCCTTGCCGCCGGTCTCGCCGACGAGGCGCGGGTAGCCCTTGTACTTGGAGATGTTCTCGCCGACCGTCTTCCACATGGAGTGGAACACGGGGGTGCTGCCGGTGAAGTGCACGCCCGCGAAGTCCGGGTGGTTGAGGATCGTGTCGGAGATCTCGCCGGCGGGTCCCGTGACCATGTTGATGACGCCCGGCGGCAGGCCCGCCTCGAGGAGGAGCTTCATGATGAAGTGGGCGGTGTAGACCGTGGAGGTGGCCGGCTTCCAGACGACGGTGTTGCCCATCAGGGCCGGGGCCGTGGGCAGGTTGCCCGCGATCGCGGTGAAGTTGAAGGGCGTGATGGCCCAGACGAAGCCCTCGAGCGGGCGGTACTCGATGCGGTTCCACATCCCGCGCGAGCTGTTGGGCTGGTTCTCATAGATCTCCTCGGCGAACTTCGGGTTGAAGCGCAGGAAGTCGATGAGCTCGCAGGCGGAGTCGATCTCGGCCTGATAGAGGTTCTTGGACTGGCAGAGCATGGTGGCCGCGTTGAGCGTCCAGCGCCAGTCGCCGGCCAGCAGGTCGGCGGCCTTGAGGAAGATGGCGGCGCGGTCCTGGAAGGGCATGCGCGCCCAATCTTTCTTTGCTTTTAGGGCCGCCGCGATGGCTTTCTTGGTATCGGCGGCGGAGCCCATGTGAAATTTGCCCAGAAGCTGTTCGTGATCGTACGGAGAACGGATCTCGACTTTTTTCCCAGTCCGGACCTCTTCGCCTCCGATATATAGGGGAATATCGACTTTCTTCGCCTTCATCTCGTTGAGGCGGGCGAAGAACTTGGCGCGCTCCGGGGAGCCGGGCGCGTAGGAGAGGACGGGCTCATTGACGGGGGTCGGGATGAAGGATCGAGAGTTCATGGCGGGATGATATCACAAAAAACCGGCCGCGGCCCTGACCGCGGGCAAGGCGATTCACTACTGATAATCACTATTCCCGGGAACAGTGATTATCAGTAGTAAATGCCCACGCGGGTGGACAAACTTATGTTTTGCCGTTACAATCCGGGCGATGAGCGTCTCCGCCCACCTGACCCCCGAGCCCGAAAGGCGTCTCTGGCTCATACTCGAAAGCATGCGCCACGAGGTGGACTCGGCCGACCTGCGCATCGGCGGCATCACCGCGTTCGCGGCGGCGGAGTTGGCGTTCCTGCGGATACTGCTCCCGGTCGGCGCCCCGGGAGTGCTCGCGCTCGCGGCGCTGACCGCGGCCTTGCCGCTCGGGGTGTTCGCCTTCACCCCCCTGAGGCGCCTGCCCCCGTGGCTGCAGTTCCTCGAGCCGCGCCGGGAGAAGATGCGCGCCGAGGACAGCCTGATCACGGTCGACGACCTGGTCAAGTACAGCCACGGCGACCTGATCTTCCGCCTGGACAAGTACCTCGGCGGAGGCATCACCGCGACGCCGTACTACGAGGACGTCGTCGGCCAGATCGTGGAGAACGCGCGCGTGGCCTGGCGCAAGC
The DNA window shown above is from Elusimicrobiota bacterium and carries:
- the pruA gene encoding L-glutamate gamma-semialdehyde dehydrogenase, whose product is MNSRSFIPTPVNEPVLSYAPGSPERAKFFARLNEMKAKKVDIPLYIGGEEVRTGKKVEIRSPYDHEQLLGKFHMGSAADTKKAIAAALKAKKDWARMPFQDRAAIFLKAADLLAGDWRWTLNAATMLCQSKNLYQAEIDSACELIDFLRFNPKFAEEIYENQPNSSRGMWNRIEYRPLEGFVWAITPFNFTAIAGNLPTAPALMGNTVVWKPATSTVYTAHFIMKLLLEAGLPPGVINMVTGPAGEISDTILNHPDFAGVHFTGSTPVFHSMWKTVGENISKYKGYPRLVGETGGKDFVLMHESADPDAVATALVRGAFEFQGQKCSAASRAYIPANQWPKVRKALKDMLATVEVGSPEDPGNFVNAVIDKRAYEGIVRYIDAAKKVKGNKIVCGGTYDSSKGYFITPTVIESADPKSLTMCEEVFGPVLTIHVYPEKKWKETLALVDQTSPYALTGSVFARDRRVILEAERALEHAAGNFYINDKPTGAVVGQQPFGGGRASGTNDKAGSLTNLMRWVSPRTIKETFEPPKNFRYPFMARDVA
- a CDS encoding ORF6N domain-containing protein, producing the protein MIRVEHITTDLERHIIPVRGLRVMLDEDLARIYGVSTKRLNQQVRRNIHRFPRGFLIELTPDEAWSMRSQFVTASRRNFQYRPFAFTEHGAIMLATVLNTPVAVEASVRVVQAFVKMRELLSTHAQLQKKMDELEQRVGTHDGQLQELFDAIRQLITPASRPRRKIGFKPS
- a CDS encoding DUF808 domain-containing protein; the protein is MATSLLALLDDITTVLDDVSILAKVAAKKTTGVLGDDLALNAHQVAGVHADRELPVVWAVAKGSFKNKAILVPAALAVSALAPWAITPLLMIGGLYLCYEGFEKIAHRFLHTAEEEKKEREALVKALTDPKVDLVAFEKDKIAGAIRTDFILSGEIIVITLGAAAGSSLLVRAGVLTAVAVLMTVFVYGFVAAIVKLDDAGLHLSKKKGSAALGRFLLLSAPVLMKTLSVLGTAAMFLVGGGILAHGLAFHAPHPALQPVLEGLVGVLAGALVLGGVTLSASVVRRAGRR